The genomic region tctgggaagggagtgtgactgtgggatagcaggtatagtagggagagatggtgtctatagtaacagtggataatagtctctgggaagggagtgtgactgtgggatagcaggtatagtagggagagatggtgcctatagtaacagtgggataatagtctctgggaagggagtgtgactgtgggatagcaggtatagtagggagagatggtgcctatagtaacagtggataatagtctctgggaagggagtgtgactgtgggatagcaggtatagtagggagagatggtgcctatagtaacagtggataatagtctctgggaagggagtgtgactgtgggatagcaggtatagtagggagagatggtgcctatagtaacagtggataatagtctctgggaagggagtgtgactgtgggatagcaggtatagtagggagagatggtgtctatagtaacagtggataatagtctctgggaagggagtgtgactgtgggatagcaggtatagtagggagagatggtgtctatagtaacagtggataatagtcctctgggaagggagtgtaactgtgggatagcaggtatagtagggagagatgtgtctatagtaacagtggataatagtctctgggaagggagtgtgactgtgggatagcaggtatagtagggagagatggtgcctatagtaacagtggataatagtctctgggaagggagtgtgactgtgggatagcaggtatagtagggagagatggtgtctatagtaacagtggataatagtctctgggaagggagtgtgactgtgggatagcaggtatagtagggagagatgtgtctatagtaacagtgggataatagtctttgggaagggagtgtgactgtgggatagcaggtatagtagggagagatgtgtctatagtaacagtgggataatagtctctgggaagggagtgtgactgtgggatagcaggtatagtagggagagatgtgtctatagtaacagtgggataatagtctctgggaagggagtgtgactgtgggatagcaggtatagtagggagagatggtgtctatagtaacagtggataatagtctctgggaagggagtgtgaatgtgggatagcaggtatagtagggagagatgtgcctatagtaacagtggataatagtctctgggaagggagtgtgactgtgggatagcaggtatagtagggagagatggtgcctatagtaacagtggataatagtctctggaagggagtgtgactgtgggatagcaggtatagtagggagagatggtgcctatagtaacagtgggataatagtctctgggaagggagtgtgactgtgggatagcaggtatagtagggagagatggtgcctatagtaacagtgggataatagtctctgggaagggagtgtgactgtgggatagcaggtatagtagggagagatggtgcctatagtaacagtggataatagtctctgggaagggagtgtgactgtgggatagcaggtatagtagggagagatggtgcctatagtaacagtggataatagtcactgggaagggagtgtgactgtgggatagcaggtatagtagggagagatggtgcctatagtaacagtgggataatagtcctctgggaagggagtgtgactgtgggatagcaggtatagtagggagagatggtgcctatagtaacagtggataatagtctctgggaagggagtgtgactgtgggatagcaggtatagtagggagagatggtgcctatagtaacagtggataatagtctctgggaagggagtgtgactgtgggatagcaggtatagtagggagagatggtgtctatagtaacagtggataatagtctctgggaagggagtgtgactgtgggatagcaggtatagtagggagagatggtgcctatagtaacagtggataatagtctctgggaagggagtgtgactgtgggatagcaggtatagtagggagagatggtgtctatagtaacagtggataatagtctctgggaagggagtataactgtgggatagcaggtatagtagggagagatgtgtctatagtaacagtggataatagtctctgggaagggagtgtgactgtgggatagcaggtatagtagggagagatggtgcctatagtaacagtggataatagtctctgggaagggagtgtgactgtgggatagcaggtatagtagggagagatggtgtctatagtaacagtggataatagtctctgggaagggagtgtgactgtgggatagcaggttagtagggagagatggtgcctatagtaacagtggataatagtctctgggaagggagtgtgactgtggatagcaggtatagtagggagagatggtgtctatagtaacagtggataatagtctctgggaagggagtgtgactgtgggatagcaggtatagtagggagagatggtgtctatagtaacagtggataatagtctctgggaagggagtataactgtgggatagcaggtatagtagggagagatgtgtctatagtaacagtggataatagtctctgggaagggagtgtgactgtgggatagcaggtatagtaggggagagatggtgcctatagtaacagtggataatagtctctgggaaggagtgtgactgtgggatagcaggtatagtagggagagatggtgtctatagtaacagtggataattagtctctgggaagggagtgtgactgtgggatagcaggtatagtagggagagatggtgtctatagtaacagtggataatagtctctgggaagggagtgtgactgtgggatagcaggtatagtagggagagatggtgtctatagtaacagtggataatagtctctgggaagggagtgtgactgtgggatagcaggtatagtagggagagatgtgtctatagtaacagtggataatagtctctgggaagggagtgtgactgtgggatagcaggtatagtagggagagatggtgtctatagtaacagtggataatagtctctgggaagggagtgtgactgtgggatagcaggtatagtagggagagatggtgtctatagtaacagtggataatagtctctcggaagggagtgtgactgtgggatagcaggtatagtagggagagatggtgtctatagtaacaggtggataatagtctctgggaagggagtgtaactgtgggataggcaggtatagtagggagagatgtgtctatagtaacagtggataatagtctctgggaagggagtgtgactgtgggatagcaggtatagtagggagagatggtgtctatagtaacagtggataatagtctctgggaacgtagtgtaactgtgggatagcaggtatagtagggagagatgtgtctatagtaagagtggataatagtctctgggaagggagtgtgactgtgggatagcaggtatagtagggagagatggtgtctatagtaacagtgggataatagtctctgggaagggagtgtgactgtgggatagcaggtatagtagggagagatgtgcctatagtaacagtgggataatagtctctgggaagggagtgtgactgtgggatagcaggtatagtagggagagatgtgcctatagtaacagtgggataatagtctctgggaagggagtgtgactgtgggatagcaggtatagtagggagagatgtgcctatagtaacagtgggataatagtcagtggataatagtcgctgggaagggagtgtgactgtgggatagcaggtatagtagggagagatggtgtctatagtaacagtggataatagtctctgggaagggagtgtgactgtgggatagcaggtatagtagggagagatgtgtctatagtaacagtgggataatagtctctgggaagggagtgtgactgtgggatagcaggtatagtagggagagatgtgtctatagtaacagtgggataatagtctctgggaagggagtgtgactgtgggatagcaggtatagtagggagagatgtgtctatagtaacagtgggataatagtctctgggaagggagtgtgactgtgggatagcaggtatagtagggagagatggtgtctatagtaacagtggataatagtctctgggaagggagtgtgactgtgggatagcaggtatagtagggagagatggtgcctatagtaacagtgggataatagtctctgggaagggagtgtgactgggatagcaggtatagtagggagagatggtgcctatagtaacagtggataatagtctctgggaagggagtgtgactgtgggatagcaggtatagtagggagagatggtgcctatagtaacagtggataatagtctctgggaagggagtgtgactgtgggatagcaggtatagtagggagagatggtgcctatagtaacagtggataatagtctctgggaagggagtgtgactgtgggatagcaggtatagtagggagagatggtgtctatagtaacagtggataatagtctctgggaagggagtgtgactgtgggatagcaggtatagtagggagagatggtgtctatagtaacagtggataatagtctctgggaagggagtgtaactgtgggatagcaggtatagtagggagagatgtgtctatagtaacagtggataatagtctctgggaagggagtgtgactgtgggatagcaggtatagtagggagagatggtgcctatagtaacagtggataatagtctctgggaagggagtgtgactgtgggatagcaggtatagtagggagagatggtgtctatagtaacagtggataatagtctctgggaagggagtgtgactgtgggatagcaggtatagtagggagagatgtgtctatagtaacagtgggataatagtctctgggaagggagtgtgactgtgggatagcaggtatagtagggagagatgtgtctatagtaacagtgggataatagtctctgggaagggagtgtgactgtgggatagcaggtatagtagggagagatgtgtctatagtaacagtgggataatagtctctgggaagggagtgtgactgtgggatagcaggtatagtagggagagatggtgtctatagtaacagtggataatagtctctgggaagggagtgtgaatgtgggatagcaggtatagtagggagagatgtgcctatagtaacagtggataatagtctctgggaagggagtgtgactgtgggatagcaggtatagtagggagagatgtgcctatagtaacagtgggataatagtctctgggaagggagtgtgactgtgggatagcaggtatagtagggagagatggtgcctatagtaacagtggataatagtctctgggaagggagtgtgactgtgggatagtaggtatagtagggagagatgtgtctatagtaacagtgggataatagtctctgggaagggagtgtgactgtgggatagcaggtatagtagggagagatgtgtctatagtaacagtgggataatagtctctgggaagggagtgtgactgtgggatagcaggtatagtagggagagatggtgtctatagtaacagtggataatagtctctgggatgggagtgtgactgtgggatagcaggtatagtagggagagatggtgcctatagtagcagtggataatagtctctgggaagtgagtgtgactgtgggatagcaagtatagtagggagagatggtgtctatagtaacagtgggataatagtctctgggaagggagtgtgactgtgggatagcaggtatagtagggagagatggtgcctatagtaacagtagggatATAGTAAGGagacatgatgatgatgagcTGTATTCAGGGacatgattatatagtgaataaagtaccccctcttgtaaaatataaggatattataagttaccgaggagtttcatgaccatataaaagtacgaggccgaaggctgagtgtttttatacaggtcatggaactccgaggtaacttctaatatcctcatattttacaactgggggaactttatttattataatacacaagtttcagtgagtcatgtgacagaaatgacatcagaactcaccgtttataactgatgacatcagaactcaccgtttataactgatgacatcagaactcactgtttataaggatataatttacaggatattcatggcttttgtgtattatataacagGTAATTACTCACCAATACAAATCTGTATTTACCTGCATTTATATATAAGATGTCCATTAACATGTAAACAGTTAATAATGCACCGGACGCCTGCTCCTATATATAAAACCCTATATATCAATTTATTTCATTGCTAATATGTGTATATACGTGGGTGAGCAGCTTCTCATTCAGGTCTTGGTTCCGCCTCCCTTCTGACtataggaaagagagcagcccaggaacagaaagtacagagaatcagagcgtTGTACCTTAATAAGCAATAGGGGGCGCCGTACTGGGCTCactttagagtcctgcagcgggtcaggtacccgtgggttacccgcaaaaatctgcagtaccctgtgggttgtgggtagaatttccgggtgcgggtatagacgcgggtcggcggttctgcgggtcgagTAGCAGGTCCAATCGGGTATGAATGAGGGTTGCGGGTCcggattgcgggtacgggtcgggttccaaaaaattaacccgcgcaggactctagctcacTTACCCATTAACCACATGGCTTTGCATAGATACAACACTGACCCCACATTAAAGAGTCTCTTTTGATCCCGTCCAACAGGGAGGTGTCAGAGATCGACGTTTTCCTGAAGGAGACGGCGAGTCGGGAAGCCAACGCCAAGGTGCGACTGCAGCAATTCATCGAGGAGCTCCTGGACCGAGCCGACAGGGCGGAGAAACAGCTCCAGATCATCAGCAGTTGTGGCTCCACCCCTAATGGCAGTTTGGGCAGATGCAGTGTGAGCGGGTTCAAGGTGACCCCCAGACAGGTAACCGTATTGTCTTCCCATTGGCCTGTTATGAGTGGGGTGGATAGGGGATTACTgaatttacccacaatgcacctgtGTGTTTTAATTCTGCAGAGGGACCGACATGTTGGAGTCGCTTCCCATGGCTCTTACTCAGTCGCTAACAATCAGCGCTCCTCTTCCATTGGGTaagcctggggggagggggagtaTATAAATAGTATAGAAATAATATAGAAATGAGAATTCCCAAAATGTCCCCCCAGTCAGAGCATTAGGATAAATATGTGATTTTCCTTCCATGGCTCAGGGCCTCCGGCAGAGTAAAAACTGTATCCCAGAGCTCCGGGGGTTACGAAAGTGACGGCGTGGAGCAGGCAGGGGGCGAGGACAGTTTGGAGGGTCCCCGGTACACGGGGAATAATCAGGGAGCAGACAGCAGCTTTGAGAGGAACAATAATAGTCGCAGCTCAGGTCTCCGCAGACAAGCAATACACAACTGGCACCGGCGCCCCTACAGGAACAGCACCGACGGCGAGGAGGGAGACATCTCTGACGTGGGATCCAGGACTACTGAGTCGGAGGCAGAAGTTTGGGAACAGGAGAGCGTCGGGTCGGCAGAGATCAACTCCAACCGGCCATCAGGAGGCTGCAGGTTTAAAGGTGGGTGCTGGGTTGGAGGGAAGGAACGTTTAGGAGTTACACTTAAATCTAATTCTGCTACTTATAATGTATAACAGACATTCTGCAGGTCACATGTCAATCACAATGCAAGAGCCGCCCACTGGCGTGGCTAAAAGGCAGGAAATGGTGGATTCCTGCAGCAACTTTAATGCTTAAttataatttgaaaatattttcctttttttttttttaaaagaaagcaaaTGGACTAGCTATGCAGCAAAGGTTCTTTAGTCCTGTGTGTAATGCTGATacatatccctttaagcagtgtgTGCTTGCAATGTGCAGGGCGCTGTCATGGGCGGATCCAGAGGCCGGAGAAGGGAAGTCCGTCTCGTTCCAACGAGGTGATCAGCCCCGAGATCCTAAAGATGAGAGCGGCTCTGTTCTGCATCTTCACCTACCTCGATACCAAGACACTGCTGCGGGCGGCTGAAGTCAGCAGAGACTGGAAATTTGTGGCTCGACATCCAGCCGTATGGACTCGAGTGTTCCTGGAGAATGCCCGGGTGTCCCCGAAGGTAGGTGAGAGGCGGGGGATCATTTGTGtagcgtctgtctgtctgtctgatgCGCCTCGCTGCAGTCAATGGTCCAAGCTGGGCAGGCTCACTTTATGCCAGTCTGTCAGATTACCAGTTTGGGCTGCCCTCACTTCCTTTTTGGCAAGTAACTATGGCAACCGCTGTTCAATTACTCCTGAGAAACAAGAGAAAGTTTTGGGACTCCAGCCTGAGAGAAACCACAAGGAATGTGACCAATGACTGCGTGACGTTACCATGTTAGACTCAAAGTGAGCCTGCCCAGCTTATTGCATATACAGCTCGTTTACCCAAACtcatttctgttttattgttatgtGCAACCATAGGACAGGGCAGTGAATGATTATCCTCTCTCCCTGTCTGTCCCTGCTTCTCCATCTGCTGCTCCGTCTGCTGCTCCATCTGCTGCTCCATCTGCTGCTCCATCTCAAGGAATTTGACATTTCATCCAATTGCTGCGTCCAATCCACATCCATCTCCAATAATTGGTCCCAATCCAGCCATCCGTCTCTTTACTCCCCAGCCCCAATTAAACAGTCTCTATCTCTCATTCACCTCTCATCTTTCCTATCATTTCTGTACTTCCAGCACTCTCGGGCTTATCTGTCTCTATATCAGCACTCACCCCCgtgtctcttctctcctgccGCTCATCCATGTATTAGGAGTCTATTAGCAACACTCACAGCACAGAGAAATCAATATCCAACTGCTGGGCCCTTTAGTCAGTAAGAGACAGCTATCAGCCTAATCCATCTCTCTCCCTCTACAGGTTGGAAGGAACCAATCAGCTGGCTATAGTGAGATTAAGTATCACTCCACTTACAACATGAATGGTTATTTGTAGGTTTGGCTTTGCTGGCTCAACACAATAGTGATCATCAATTAGAAATTGAGAAAAATGATATAAATGCTCCAGGTTTAGAACATTCTCCATCTCTTGAGATCCTACCCTTTGGCTGCCATATGTGACTGCCATGCTATTATTGTTTATTGCAGTTCCTGGTAACCCTCTCCCAGTGGTGCACTCAGACCCACTCGCTGACCCTGCAGAACCTCAAGCCTCGGCAGCGAGGGAAGAAGGAGACCAAGGAGGAGTACATGAAAAGCACACGGTGAGGCCCAAGCTCTTCTAATGAACTGGAGACTCCTGGGTATGGAGGCTGGAGAAAGCAGTAACCAAATGAAAACTGTAAATACAGATTATTTCGTACATTCTACTCACTGTACTTTGCCTTGTATTGCCCATGTGTATTTCAGCTCCAGTAAGTGCCCTCGTTCATTAAAGGGCCGATCTCTGTACATAGACAAGACACTTACTGATTGTTCTCATTGTTTCCATATTGAGTGTAGATACTTTGACTTTCTAGTtccatatatcaatatatatgagTGTAGATACTAATCAAGATTTTGCCTCTTGCCTGTTTCTAGAGGCTGCCTCGAGGCCGGGCTGGAGTCCCTGCTTAAAGCGACAGGAGGGAACCTGCTTATTCTGCGTATATCACACTGCCCCAATGTTCTCACTGACCGTTCCCTTTGGCTGGCCAGTTGTTACTGCCGGGCACTGCAAGCTGTCACATACAGGTACTGCCAGTTTGTACCGacagatatattattattatttatacaatgcCATCATTTCACATACTACTTTACTGCGTAATGGGGGTTCAAATATACAGACACCATATACTGATAAACATTTTCCAAAAGAGATTCACACCTAAAATTGGATGTTGTCAGGAGACAGTAGGGGGacggccctgctcacaagagcttacattctaagaggAAGGGGATGTGAGACATACAATGAGTGGGTGCAGAATTCATGTTGGAATTGTTAGTAGAAACTGCCAGttgttacatacatacagttaCATACTCTAGTGTCTTTGGTTCTGCACTGCCGCAGTTACAATTGACTTTTCCATTCACAACCAGGAGTTCAACAGACCCAGTTGGTCATGAAGTCATTTGGGCATTAGGGGCTGGCTGCAGAGACATCATCTCCCTCCAGGTGGCGCCATTGCATCCCTGGTAAGTTATAGCAATGACACGTAACTGCACAATCCTGGAAAACATCCAAACGGTACCCAAACTCTATACTTGTGAGGCTGCAATCAGAAcctctagtacagtgatccccaaccagtagctcgtgagcaacatgttgctctctaaccccttggatgttgctcccagaacTAAGTATaatgccaagtagagtctcctgtagctgcaagtccaaataggggctaccaaatagccaatcacagccattatttggcacccaagtgactttttcatgtttgtgttgctccccaactctttttacatttgaatgtggctcatgggtaaaaaaggttggggacccctgctctagaaatATAAATGGTCCTCTCAGCAGAGTAAAGGTGCACCAATATATGGCCATTCCTGAATTATAATTCAGTTCTAGCTggattgtacatatatatatatatatatatatatatatatatatatataccttgcaAAGCAGTATAATTCCCTGAATTTGCAGATTTCGTGGGTTTATTTGTAAGGCCAAGTACCTGGAAGTAGGGGCCGCAGTAGCATCATCTGTGGGGAGTGACACGGTACAATTAATTACATATTGCCTATATACAAAACAAGAAATATACTATTCTGACAAGTCCACCCACGTTGGCTTATGGGAACAGCCAGTTGGCAAGTGAAGACTTTTCAAGATTTTCCAGGTGACAATGTTTTGCCAGTAAATTGCCCATGTGACCCTAACTGAATAACCTGTGATTTGTCATTCATCTGTCTGACAGCCAGCAGCCCACGAGGTTTAGTAATCGCTGCCTTCAGATGATTGGACGATGTTGGCCCCACCTGAGAGCACTGGGAGTAGGCGGAGCTGGCTGTGGGGTGCAGGGTCTCTCTTCTCTGGGTAAGTGAGTGTAGTAACGCCATAGCAAAGATATATATTCAATTTGTAGGTTTAGAAACCAAGTGGCAAAATTTTGGAAATTtgccttaatataataaatacaattttacattcTCTACAATGTTtggaatacagtagaaccctgattttacaatCAAAGGGGACCAAgtcaaaactgcagaaaaatgtaaACTATGGGAATGAAAAACCAACCATTGGCTGCATGGGGTCCTGAACAATCGGCATCAGTTGTGGGAAATGGTCAAATCTGGGGACAAAAAATAAGGCTTCTGTTTTATAGTGAACGTCAGCTATATTCCCAGTCAGTGTTTGGAGAAAGAGGTATTTCGGGAACTTCTTTGGCTGAAATGTGTCGGCGATAAAAATGCCACATGTGTTTTAGCCTTAGAATAAATATGAATTGATAATACACACCCAGATTCATGGCTCCTTGATTCCAATAACTGATTTGCATCTGCCTTTTCCGCAGCCCGTAACTGCATGCGCCTGCAGGTTCTAGAGCTGGACCACGTAACTGAAATCAACCAGGAGGTGGCAGCAGAGGTTTGTCGGGAGGGTCTGAAAGGCATGGAGATGCTGGTGTTAACGTCTACACCGGTCACACCCAAAGCCCTCCTGCATTTCAACAGTGAGTGTTTATTTCTAAGGTCGGCAAAGAGAAAGGTGGCCAGCACCCATGCCAGCCAACAGTGATATCATAATGTTAAAGGGTAACTTCGATTAGCAGAGATAAAGTGCCCCTCCTGCAGCTTGTTAGCTCCAGTTTCACGCAGTGTTGTTCCCATCTCCCATCCTTTAGTGAACACTCACAATGTGCCCGATGTCTGTGTAACTGCAGGTCTGTTCTACAGGTGTCTGCCGGAACCTAAAATCCATTGTGGTACAAGTGGGCATTGCAGATTACTTCAAGGACCCCAGCAGCCCCGAGGCCAGGAAACTTTTTGAAGAAATGGttaataagttgcaggtaaaataacCCATGTTTGGCATGGTGGGTGACTCAACCCTTTTATAACTCCGTGTGAGGTTTATGGGCAAATGGAACCTTGCGGAGAAACTGTATTCCGGTGCTTTCTTATGGAACAGGCAAATTGACACTACATTATCTCCCGAGGAGTTTGGATGTTTAAGTGCCTTTGGCTCATGAAGCCTCCATTGCCTAGATAGTTTGACTACTCTGAAGCTGCCTTTATTGAAATCTCTTGATGCCGAGAGTCGGATGCTTTTTTCTCCAAGATGTAtggaaaaaattatttcactaGTTCCAGAGGCAACTCCCAAGATCAGTAGTCAGCAGTATGTAGGATCCTATAAGAATGTTGACTTGGGTTGGAGGATTTTCTCTGCCATGGAAAGGTATGAAAACCATTTTGGCAGAGAATATAGATTCCCGCTTGCACATTAGAAGCCATGGGTCCTATTGGGGAACAACTAAAAAATTGTAAGAGCTTCTTCTACTTTTAGAAACCTGTCCTTGACCAACTGATGCCATCACAAGCTTCTTCAGGACCTAAAACCAACACCAAAGCCTCTTTTAACACAAATACATATTTAGAGCATTATATTGGTGACTAGAGAGTGTTCCAAGCTCTTGGGAATCAGATGCCAGAATCATTTGaatggagaagaagaaaaaaaagggttATCAGGCACTTATGTGTATCAAACTCTTGAGTATCATTTATTGTAACCACATACTTGGCTCCAATCCCCACCCTTATCCACAATAATCATTCAATGCCCTCAGTCATTAATAGAGTGGGTCAGAGTATGAGATGCAGATAGTGGAGATGTCTGTCCTTGGTGGTGTTCAGATAAATGCAGTCTATCAATGataaagtctaaggggcagatttactaaagggcaaagtgtccGATGCCAGTcatcatccgcagggacatcgccaatttactaacaggcatagaggacaattcactagtgaaagagactgtctCTAGCGCAGTTTCGCACACTATTGGCAGGCGCATTTTCGCTCAGgctctaattcactaaagtgggaattttaccgaacgttacctctttcgccagagtttccttcgccagcttagacctggtgaactgataagatgaaactacatcctcctcaatcgtgtgccggaaactcataaaagttgtaaaaaatgctggcgttttttttattttttaaagggcgaTTGTCTTCAAAAGGCCTAACTATTAGGTTTttctgttaacatttttccccaaacatttgaggggcatgccacatttgttttagggtgggctcatgtctagggcattagaggatctcttgtcttttttttgcttctttggacatttgtaataataagtggccaccatccctaataaagatatatatatatatatatatatatatatatatatatatatatatatatatatatgacctacatgtacctgccctattcaaattgacctaaacgcaagtgtactaatgaagtttcggtCGGCAGAactgaacgctagcgaaagatcgCTATGGAATGGACGCGCTGATGAATTAACGATAgggaaacttcgccagcgttcgcctgctaagatgcaacttcgcattttagtgaattagtgtactgtaacaaatttgtg from Xenopus laevis strain J_2021 chromosome 1S, Xenopus_laevis_v10.1, whole genome shotgun sequence harbors:
- the fbxo41.S gene encoding F-box only protein 41, with translation MASLDLPYRCPRCGEHKRFRSLSSLRAHLEYNHTYETLYVLSKTNSICDAAIFPITSEAALLTPTHRREVFESTSFQGKEQIFTQDLVQVEDLSPSSSRYTQEGDIPLADIFTKTAMASHSPPPAAVAAAASAAVDAAYEEGLARLKVRAFEKLEVDKRLEKLTEEVEQKIATQVGRLQVELERKSSELDKAKQESVRLSREKEELEDRASELTRQVDVSVEMLASLKQDLVQKEQELTKKKQEVSEIDVFLKETASREANAKVRLQQFIEELLDRADRAEKQLQIISSCGSTPNGSLGRCSVSGFKVTPRQRDRHVGVASHGSYSVANNQRSSSIGASGRVKTVSQSSGGYESDGVEQAGGEDSLEGPRYTGNNQGADSSFERNNNSRSSGLRRQAIHNWHRRPYRNSTDGEEGDISDVGSRTTESEAEVWEQESVGSAEINSNRPSGGCRFKGRCHGRIQRPEKGSPSRSNEVISPEILKMRAALFCIFTYLDTKTLLRAAEVSRDWKFVARHPAVWTRVFLENARVSPKFLVTLSQWCTQTHSLTLQNLKPRQRGKKETKEEYMKSTRGCLEAGLESLLKATGGNLLILRISHCPNVLTDRSLWLASCYCRALQAVTYRSSTDPVGHEVIWALGAGCRDIISLQVAPLHPCQQPTRFSNRCLQMIGRCWPHLRALGVGGAGCGVQGLSSLARNCMRLQVLELDHVTEINQEVAAEVCREGLKGMEMLVLTSTPVTPKALLHFNSVCRNLKSIVVQVGIADYFKDPSSPEARKLFEEMVNKLQALKKRPGFSKILHIKVEEGC